One genomic segment of Catalinimonas alkaloidigena includes these proteins:
- the porV gene encoding type IX secretion system outer membrane channel protein PorV: MLKVFKTTLLTSISLLACLQAFSQATAILGQNGERVITTAVPFLSITPDARSGAMGDVGVAISPDANATYWNASKLAFMENELGIAGSYTPWLAKVVSDMSISYLSGYKKINEEQALALSMRYFDLGDIQLTDNQGNLLQLVSPREFSLAGTFAMKLSENLSAGLTGRFIHSNLFAGTTSGSGAGNGKPGISAAADISMFYNKEAVVGGKKNNIAFGAVISNIGPKITYLNEDNADFLPTNLRLGTAFTTHLDPYNKLTFAFDVNKLMVPTPDPSDSTLSYRDKGLLAGMFGSFADAPDGFSEEIKELMLSVGVEYWYNDLFAVRTGYYYENEDKGDRRYFTAGLGLRYQVFGVDFAYLMPQGTQPGRTHPLQETLRVTLQFNLDKGIQESVTEEGQ; encoded by the coding sequence ATGTTAAAGGTATTTAAAACCACTTTACTTACGAGTATCAGTTTGCTGGCCTGTTTACAGGCATTCTCCCAAGCCACAGCTATACTTGGCCAAAATGGAGAAAGAGTAATCACTACCGCGGTACCCTTCCTTTCTATTACCCCGGACGCCCGTTCAGGGGCTATGGGAGATGTTGGGGTGGCGATTTCACCTGATGCCAATGCTACTTACTGGAATGCTTCCAAACTAGCATTTATGGAAAATGAACTGGGAATAGCTGGATCTTACACGCCCTGGCTGGCAAAAGTAGTAAGTGATATGTCTATTTCTTATCTTTCCGGTTACAAAAAAATCAATGAAGAGCAGGCGCTGGCCCTATCTATGCGCTATTTTGATCTGGGAGATATTCAGCTTACTGATAATCAGGGCAACCTGCTTCAACTGGTAAGTCCGCGGGAATTTTCTCTCGCCGGTACATTTGCCATGAAGCTTAGCGAAAATTTAAGTGCTGGTTTAACCGGTAGGTTTATCCATTCCAATCTGTTTGCCGGAACCACTTCAGGTAGCGGTGCGGGCAATGGCAAGCCCGGTATCAGTGCAGCGGCTGATATCAGTATGTTTTATAATAAGGAAGCCGTTGTAGGCGGTAAAAAGAATAACATCGCTTTTGGCGCGGTGATTTCTAACATAGGACCTAAAATAACTTATCTAAACGAAGATAATGCCGATTTCCTTCCTACTAATCTACGTTTGGGTACAGCCTTTACTACCCATCTTGATCCTTATAACAAACTGACTTTCGCATTTGATGTTAATAAGCTAATGGTACCCACCCCTGATCCCTCTGACTCTACATTGAGTTATAGAGACAAGGGATTATTGGCTGGTATGTTTGGTTCTTTTGCTGATGCGCCAGACGGCTTTAGTGAAGAAATTAAGGAGCTTATGCTTTCGGTAGGGGTAGAGTACTGGTATAATGACCTCTTCGCGGTAAGAACCGGTTATTACTATGAAAACGAGGACAAAGGAGATCGTCGCTATTTTACCGCGGGACTTGGTTTACGCTACCAGGTATTTGGTGTGGATTTCGCTTACCTGATGCCCCAGGGAACCCAACCCGGGCGTACCCATCCATTGCAGGAAACATTAAGGGTTACTTTACAATTTAACTTAGATAAAGGAATACAAGAATCAGTTACAGAAGAAGGACAATAA
- the purS gene encoding phosphoribosylformylglycinamidine synthase subunit PurS translates to MNFIAKVNIMPKKEILDPQGKAVRLGLGNLGLSQIHDVRIGKHITMEVDAENEKEASEKVELACQKLLANLIMENYEFELEKA, encoded by the coding sequence ATGAACTTCATTGCAAAAGTCAATATCATGCCTAAAAAAGAAATCCTGGACCCACAGGGCAAAGCGGTACGTCTGGGGCTTGGTAATCTTGGGCTGAGTCAAATACACGATGTAAGAATCGGTAAGCATATCACCATGGAAGTAGATGCTGAAAACGAAAAAGAGGCCTCCGAGAAAGTAGAGCTCGCCTGCCAGAAGCTGCTCGCAAATTTGATTATGGAGAATTATGAATTTGAGCTGGAGAAAGCCTGA
- the porU gene encoding type IX secretion system sortase PorU, producing the protein MLQPYIFLYGFVLFTALFTSNFVVAHTGSNLNGVHPNGHQQVNTSHSVLSRGEWYKFAVAHKGLYKITARQLSEQGIDISQIEPDQLGVFGYGGGMLPQPLSEERYTDLPENVISVVGVEDGAFNEEDYIIFYAQGPDRFQFIPDEEGNYVFEYKKNLYADSAFYFLSTTEGKGSRITTQPGIAEEVNAAPITFFDDYWVHEQDEFHLLQPGSGREWYGERFSNGQNEYYPVDLDQIRGGEEMLIQIDVLGMSTTPSSFEILVNNQPVSTLELPTIINATYTDKGKEIFESLKVPAGTFTQDELSIGLKYDGSGGDAHLNRILLKLVRNLKFEKDQLHFRSMASVQHTFSRFQLSSTHTNALIWEISKPLSPVVVKAAYAEGAWSFVSETQGQLKEFVIFNPEALPQVQGMTKVENQDLVHGEVPELLIVSPRSLLAEAERLATFRRQHDQLDVQVATTEQVYNQFSSGRQDISAIRNFAKALYDKDAEKFKCLLLFGKSSYDYKDRLENNTNLVPTYQSRNSVHPIYSYPSDDYYAFLENDEGAWEESYRGDHSLDIGVGRLPVKNIQEAQAVVDKLINYASGENTLGTWRTRLAFLADDGDNDRYQKDSELLSGAIYERYTGFNPQKIYLDAYPQERYPNQELAPEVNQAVEDAIKNGVLIFNYVGHGSELRLAEENVLNVGMISDWDNQDKLPFFVTATCEFGRHDDPKRVSGAEELLLNPKGGAIGLVTTARPVFSNTNYLLNQAFYQHVFEQQEGQFLRLGEIFMKTKNDALNGRDNRNFSLLADPSMRLAYPSYQIEIDSAVSIAEEKKIDTLKALTEVRLSGRIINQQGGDLMETFNGELTLALHDKPFTVSTKGNEGTVMQFIETNNVIHRGRASIKNGRFTIDFVIPKNIIYRTELGRVNLYAKPDKNTASDAFGGVDEFYVGSSNDHITLDRTGPQISLYLDDSSFVSGDVSGNTPLLLARLWDEQGINLSRQEAGQEIKATIYREDGTFRNELVLNEFYESDLDAYASGTVRYPLGYLEEGKYILTLQAWDTHNNSSRTDVVFYVSNSEKLIVSSFYNYPNPFSHSTLFVLDHNRAGDDLTVKMQIFDSNGKHVTEFEKLFENSTSRLDLMNWSMDEQTMQALTPGIYLVKVSIKALSDQQEAEENLKIILTN; encoded by the coding sequence ATGCTTCAGCCTTACATATTTCTTTATGGTTTTGTGCTCTTCACAGCATTGTTCACCAGTAATTTTGTAGTGGCACATACTGGAAGTAACCTGAACGGTGTTCACCCAAACGGACATCAGCAGGTAAACACTTCTCATTCGGTATTATCTAGGGGGGAATGGTATAAATTTGCGGTAGCCCATAAGGGGCTGTATAAAATTACTGCTCGTCAACTATCTGAACAGGGAATTGATATCAGTCAGATAGAGCCAGATCAACTGGGAGTATTTGGCTATGGCGGTGGGATGCTTCCCCAGCCTCTTTCGGAGGAAAGATACACTGACTTACCTGAAAACGTGATAAGTGTGGTAGGCGTAGAAGATGGAGCGTTTAATGAGGAAGATTATATTATCTTTTATGCTCAGGGACCAGATCGCTTTCAATTTATTCCTGATGAAGAAGGTAATTATGTCTTTGAGTACAAAAAGAACCTTTATGCTGACTCAGCTTTTTATTTTTTAAGTACTACCGAAGGCAAAGGCAGCAGAATAACCACTCAGCCTGGAATTGCTGAAGAAGTAAATGCTGCTCCCATCACTTTTTTTGACGACTACTGGGTACACGAACAAGATGAATTTCATCTGCTGCAACCCGGCTCAGGCAGAGAATGGTATGGCGAGAGGTTTAGCAACGGACAGAACGAATATTATCCGGTTGACCTGGACCAGATCAGGGGAGGTGAAGAAATGCTGATTCAGATAGACGTGCTGGGGATGTCAACCACACCTTCAAGTTTTGAAATTTTAGTCAATAATCAACCAGTATCCACCCTTGAACTACCAACAATTATTAACGCAACCTATACGGATAAGGGCAAGGAAATTTTTGAAAGCCTGAAAGTGCCTGCAGGCACTTTCACTCAGGATGAGCTGAGCATAGGACTAAAATATGATGGTAGCGGTGGTGATGCACATTTAAATCGTATCCTCCTGAAGCTGGTACGAAATCTGAAATTTGAAAAAGATCAGTTGCATTTCAGAAGTATGGCGAGTGTGCAGCATACATTCAGCCGTTTTCAGCTCAGTAGCACCCATACCAATGCATTGATATGGGAAATAAGTAAGCCTTTGTCGCCGGTAGTTGTGAAAGCCGCCTATGCAGAGGGAGCTTGGTCGTTTGTATCAGAAACTCAAGGTCAACTGAAAGAATTTGTGATTTTTAATCCCGAAGCGCTACCACAAGTCCAAGGGATGACAAAGGTAGAAAATCAGGATCTTGTTCATGGAGAAGTGCCTGAGCTGTTGATTGTCAGTCCACGCTCACTCCTGGCTGAGGCCGAAAGACTGGCTACCTTCCGCCGTCAGCATGATCAGCTGGATGTACAGGTTGCCACCACCGAACAGGTTTACAATCAATTTTCATCCGGCAGGCAAGACATCTCAGCCATTCGTAATTTTGCAAAAGCGCTTTACGACAAAGATGCTGAAAAATTCAAGTGCCTCTTACTTTTTGGCAAATCCTCATACGACTATAAAGACAGGCTGGAAAACAATACGAATCTGGTTCCCACCTACCAATCACGTAATTCTGTGCATCCTATTTACAGTTATCCATCTGATGACTACTATGCTTTTTTGGAAAATGATGAGGGGGCATGGGAGGAAAGTTATCGCGGAGACCACAGCTTGGATATAGGTGTCGGACGCCTGCCGGTCAAAAATATTCAGGAAGCGCAGGCAGTAGTAGACAAGCTGATTAATTACGCCAGTGGTGAAAACACTTTAGGCACCTGGCGCACTCGCCTGGCGTTTCTGGCTGATGATGGTGACAATGACCGCTATCAAAAAGACAGTGAGCTCCTTTCAGGAGCAATATATGAGCGCTATACCGGCTTCAATCCTCAAAAAATTTACCTGGATGCTTATCCCCAGGAAAGGTATCCTAATCAGGAACTAGCGCCTGAAGTAAACCAGGCAGTTGAAGATGCCATCAAAAATGGAGTGCTTATTTTTAATTATGTAGGGCATGGAAGTGAGCTCAGGTTGGCTGAAGAAAATGTACTCAATGTGGGAATGATCTCCGATTGGGATAACCAAGATAAGCTACCGTTTTTTGTTACGGCTACCTGTGAATTTGGTCGCCACGATGATCCAAAACGAGTTTCCGGAGCTGAGGAACTGCTGCTTAACCCCAAAGGAGGTGCCATAGGTTTGGTCACTACTGCCCGTCCGGTTTTCTCCAATACCAACTATCTTCTAAATCAGGCATTTTATCAGCATGTATTTGAACAGCAAGAGGGGCAATTCTTAAGGTTAGGGGAGATATTTATGAAAACCAAAAACGATGCGCTCAATGGGAGAGATAACCGTAATTTCTCTTTACTGGCCGATCCCTCTATGCGCTTGGCGTATCCTTCTTATCAAATTGAGATAGACAGTGCGGTTTCTATCGCTGAAGAAAAAAAAATAGATACACTGAAAGCGCTTACGGAAGTCCGTTTGAGCGGCCGGATTATTAATCAGCAAGGCGGGGATTTAATGGAAACTTTTAATGGAGAATTAACGCTAGCCTTGCACGATAAGCCTTTTACTGTCAGCACCAAGGGAAACGAAGGTACTGTCATGCAATTTATAGAAACCAACAACGTTATCCACAGAGGTCGCGCCAGCATAAAGAACGGGCGTTTTACAATTGATTTTGTAATACCTAAAAACATCATATACCGCACAGAATTGGGGAGAGTGAATTTGTATGCCAAGCCAGATAAAAATACTGCTTCAGACGCTTTTGGAGGAGTAGATGAATTCTATGTAGGCAGTAGTAATGATCATATCACCTTAGACAGGACAGGCCCGCAAATATCACTATATCTTGATGATAGCAGTTTTGTGAGTGGAGATGTCAGCGGCAATACGCCTCTCTTACTGGCACGATTATGGGACGAGCAAGGAATTAATTTAAGCAGGCAAGAGGCTGGTCAGGAAATAAAGGCTACTATTTATAGAGAGGATGGAACTTTTAGAAATGAGCTTGTCTTAAATGAGTTTTATGAGTCTGATTTAGATGCCTACGCCTCAGGAACAGTTCGCTACCCATTAGGATATTTGGAAGAAGGAAAATATATATTAACATTGCAGGCGTGGGACACACATAATAATAGCAGTAGAACGGATGTTGTGTTTTATGTCTCCAATTCTGAGAAACTTATAGTGAGTAGCTTTTACAATTATCCCAACCCTTTTAGTCACTCAACATTATTTGTGTTAGATCACAACCGGGCAGGGGATGACCTGACGGTTAAGATGCAGATTTTTGACAGTAATGGGAAGCATGTTACCGAATTTGAAAAGCTATTTGAAAATAGTACGAGCAGGCTTGACCTAATGAACTGGAGCATGGATGAGCAAACTATGCAAGCGCTTACCCCTGGTATTTATCTTGTGAAGGTGTCTATAAAAGCGCTAAGTGACCAGCAGGAAGCAGAGGAAAATCTAAAAATAATTCTTACAAATTAG
- a CDS encoding NFACT RNA binding domain-containing protein, which translates to MLATCFSQNKDELIIGFANPEPPHEDFYIKALLESQFSCLHFPDDFHRSKKNSVDLFSTVLDQKVIEIRQTPNDRSFAIILQPETGAASYQLLFKMHGNRANILLLKENEVLDIFKHQLGKDEKLDVTQLPLQIDHSFDAFKAKQANPNKLYPTLGPVPAYYLEERAYAERSMEEKWHLFEAMVLELQKPKAFYTTMIRGNLHLSLLETGDIDQRFQHPIEAINHFFLKYIRDMHLMHEKGGLLKKLTRQITQTENYIQKNYEKLEELEHGTQHGQIADIIMANMHQIPPNSRKVVFNNFYTNQPIEIKLKKNISPQKNAEILYRKAKNQKIELENLSKNIEQKEAVLLKLYEHVENLEALDEVKSIRQYAKHHQLLQEQKAQEEALPYKSFVIENFQVWVGKHAKSNDTLLREFSFKDDLWLHAKDVPGSHVLIKQQAGKPYPKSVIEKAAELAAYYSKRKSDSLCPVIVTPRKYVRKSKGMLAGQVIVDQEEVIMVEPKKPN; encoded by the coding sequence ATGTTAGCGACATGCTTTAGTCAAAACAAAGACGAGCTCATTATAGGCTTTGCTAATCCTGAACCCCCACACGAAGATTTTTATATTAAAGCCCTTTTGGAAAGCCAGTTTTCCTGTCTTCATTTTCCGGATGACTTTCACCGTAGTAAAAAAAATAGTGTAGACCTTTTCTCTACAGTGCTTGATCAAAAGGTAATTGAGATCAGGCAGACACCCAATGACAGAAGCTTTGCCATCATTTTGCAGCCTGAAACAGGCGCTGCATCTTATCAGCTATTATTCAAAATGCATGGAAATCGTGCTAACATATTATTGCTGAAAGAAAATGAAGTACTTGACATTTTCAAACACCAACTGGGCAAGGATGAAAAGCTGGATGTTACTCAACTTCCTCTACAGATTGACCACTCATTTGATGCTTTTAAAGCTAAACAGGCTAATCCCAATAAGCTCTATCCTACATTGGGACCTGTCCCGGCTTACTATTTAGAAGAGCGCGCATATGCCGAACGATCAATGGAAGAAAAGTGGCATCTTTTTGAGGCAATGGTGCTGGAACTGCAAAAGCCAAAAGCTTTCTATACCACAATGATCAGGGGCAACTTACACCTCTCTCTTTTAGAAACCGGAGACATTGACCAGCGCTTTCAACACCCCATTGAGGCAATTAATCACTTCTTCCTCAAATATATCAGAGACATGCACCTCATGCATGAAAAGGGTGGGCTGCTAAAAAAACTTACCAGACAGATTACCCAAACAGAAAATTACATTCAGAAAAATTATGAAAAATTAGAGGAACTGGAGCATGGGACCCAACACGGCCAGATTGCTGATATTATCATGGCGAATATGCATCAGATCCCACCCAATAGCAGAAAGGTAGTTTTCAATAATTTTTATACGAACCAACCGATAGAAATCAAACTGAAGAAAAATATCAGCCCCCAGAAAAACGCGGAGATTCTTTATCGCAAAGCTAAAAACCAAAAAATTGAACTGGAGAATCTTAGCAAAAATATTGAGCAAAAGGAAGCAGTTTTGCTCAAACTTTATGAGCATGTAGAAAATCTGGAAGCACTTGATGAAGTTAAGTCCATCAGGCAATATGCGAAACACCATCAACTATTACAGGAACAAAAGGCACAGGAAGAAGCATTGCCTTATAAGAGCTTTGTGATTGAAAATTTTCAGGTTTGGGTAGGCAAACACGCCAAAAGTAATGATACTTTGCTTAGGGAGTTTAGTTTTAAAGACGATTTATGGTTGCATGCCAAGGATGTGCCCGGCTCTCATGTACTGATCAAGCAGCAGGCAGGAAAACCCTACCCAAAATCAGTAATAGAAAAAGCAGCAGAACTAGCCGCTTATTACTCTAAAAGGAAATCAGACAGTCTTTGCCCGGTGATAGTGACCCCCCGAAAGTATGTACGAAAATCTAAAGGTATGCTTGCCGGGCAGGTAATTGTGGATCAGGAAGAAGTCATTATGGTAGAACCCAAAAAGCCGAACTAA
- a CDS encoding YebC/PmpR family DNA-binding transcriptional regulator, whose product MAGHSKWANIKRRKGAQDAKRAKVFTKLIKEITVASKEAGPDPDANPRLRLAIQNAKGANMPKDTIERAITKGSGADAEDYSDVTYEGYAPHGVAVFVECTTDNLNRTVSSVRSIFTKHGGSLSKNGSVEFMFDRKGMFSFRRPENIEDEDSFMLELIDGGAEEVEFDNENGYVQVSTAMEDFGSLQNKLEELNIETESAELQRIPTTTVNLGDDDFLSVMKLIEALEDDDDVAKVYHNLEATEEQMEMV is encoded by the coding sequence ATGGCAGGACATAGTAAATGGGCTAACATCAAGCGTAGAAAAGGTGCACAGGATGCTAAACGGGCTAAAGTCTTTACCAAACTTATCAAAGAAATTACTGTAGCATCCAAAGAAGCAGGGCCAGACCCTGATGCCAACCCCAGGCTTAGGCTAGCCATTCAGAACGCAAAGGGGGCAAATATGCCCAAAGACACCATTGAGAGAGCCATCACTAAAGGCTCCGGTGCTGATGCTGAAGATTATTCAGATGTGACTTATGAAGGCTACGCACCTCATGGAGTAGCTGTATTTGTAGAATGCACCACTGATAACCTTAACCGTACCGTATCCAGTGTTCGTTCTATATTTACCAAGCACGGAGGTAGCTTAAGTAAAAACGGCTCAGTAGAATTCATGTTTGACCGCAAAGGTATGTTCAGCTTTCGTCGCCCTGAAAATATTGAAGATGAAGACAGCTTTATGCTTGAATTAATTGATGGAGGAGCAGAGGAAGTGGAATTTGACAATGAAAATGGCTATGTGCAGGTCAGCACCGCCATGGAAGACTTCGGTAGCCTGCAAAACAAGCTGGAAGAGCTGAATATAGAAACTGAAAGCGCCGAATTACAGCGTATCCCTACCACCACAGTTAACTTAGGTGATGATGATTTTCTGAGCGTAATGAAATTGATTGAAGCTTTGGAGGATGACGATGATGTAGCCAAGGTCTATCATAATCTTGAAGCCACTGAAGAGCAAATGGAAATGGTCTGA
- a CDS encoding NAD(P)/FAD-dependent oxidoreductase, with amino-acid sequence MKFDFFLVGQGIAGTTLAWHFFEKGIKFKIFNLSKKESSSMVAAGLYNPVTGRKMVKTWNADQLFPYLEYFYKKIENMTGQKFFHPKPIYRPFFTIEEQNDWLAKADNKAFAPYVEKVATSSLFPGVLNDPWGGILLKSAGYLDVPKYLEASRSFFMNHKLYQETSIDFSKLKLKKVNAGEGNIEIGQQKASKLILCDGPDASSNLYFEWLPFQLVKGEILYIKPEKEQQVVYNRGIFILPVGRECKVGSTYEHHDISYETTEKARTYLEEKIRKLCKFRYEVVSQKAGIRPATQDRKPFIGIHPEHKPLGIFNGLGTKGVSLAPYYAKQFTSYLLKEESLDEEVDIKRFYHLYNSVLT; translated from the coding sequence ATGAAATTTGACTTTTTCCTTGTGGGTCAGGGTATAGCCGGGACTACTTTAGCATGGCATTTTTTTGAGAAAGGAATAAAGTTTAAAATCTTTAATCTAAGCAAAAAAGAGTCTTCATCTATGGTTGCTGCGGGTTTATATAACCCAGTGACCGGAAGAAAAATGGTAAAAACCTGGAATGCCGATCAGCTTTTTCCCTACCTGGAATATTTTTATAAAAAAATTGAAAATATGACCGGGCAAAAGTTTTTCCATCCCAAACCCATTTACCGTCCTTTTTTTACGATAGAAGAACAAAACGACTGGCTTGCCAAAGCTGACAATAAAGCATTTGCCCCTTACGTTGAGAAAGTAGCAACGAGTAGCCTGTTTCCGGGGGTGCTGAATGATCCCTGGGGTGGTATTTTGTTGAAAAGCGCAGGTTATCTGGATGTACCAAAGTACTTGGAAGCCAGCCGTTCTTTTTTCATGAATCATAAGCTATATCAGGAAACGTCAATTGATTTCAGTAAACTGAAGCTGAAAAAAGTCAATGCAGGAGAAGGTAATATTGAGATTGGGCAACAAAAAGCCAGCAAACTGATATTATGCGATGGCCCTGATGCTTCCTCAAACCTTTATTTTGAATGGTTGCCATTCCAGCTTGTAAAAGGAGAAATTCTTTACATCAAGCCTGAAAAAGAACAGCAAGTGGTCTATAACCGAGGAATATTTATATTGCCAGTCGGACGGGAGTGTAAAGTAGGCTCTACATATGAGCATCATGATATAAGTTATGAAACTACCGAAAAAGCCCGGACATATTTGGAGGAAAAAATCCGAAAATTATGTAAGTTTCGTTATGAAGTTGTCTCCCAGAAAGCAGGCATACGGCCTGCCACGCAAGACAGAAAACCATTTATAGGAATTCATCCTGAGCATAAACCATTGGGGATATTTAACGGTTTAGGAACGAAAGGTGTATCATTGGCACCTTACTACGCCAAACAGTTTACCTCTTATCTGCTTAAGGAGGAATCTCTTGACGAAGAAGTAGATATTAAAAGATTTTACCATCTGTATAATTCAGTATTGACCTAA
- the pssA gene encoding CDP-diacylglycerol--serine O-phosphatidyltransferase, whose translation MVRYIPNFLTICNLLSGCIGIVLIAEGNLNGGAYMIWLAAIFDFFDGLSARAFSAHSSIGGELDSLSDMVSFGVLPSFIIYALLKDILPEAFSDLAFVAFAIAAFSAIRLAIFNIDTRQKSSFIGLPTPASALLISALPLSNIPLVEQLMNNYIFLILLVLVDSYLLVSNIQLMAFKFDGFGWQKNKFKYSFMLISLILVILLNTIAIPLVILLYIIFSILKKSWRSSPGKSS comes from the coding sequence ATGGTAAGGTATATTCCCAATTTTTTAACGATATGTAACCTCTTAAGCGGTTGTATAGGTATTGTACTCATTGCAGAAGGTAATTTGAACGGAGGAGCCTATATGATTTGGCTTGCTGCCATTTTTGACTTTTTTGATGGTTTAAGTGCCCGGGCCTTTAGCGCACATTCCAGCATAGGGGGGGAGTTGGATTCATTATCAGATATGGTGAGTTTTGGCGTGTTACCCTCATTTATTATTTACGCACTCTTAAAGGATATACTTCCCGAAGCTTTTAGCGATCTGGCATTTGTTGCATTTGCTATCGCCGCATTTTCTGCCATTCGTTTGGCTATATTTAATATAGATACCCGTCAGAAAAGCAGTTTTATCGGCTTGCCTACGCCGGCCAGCGCTTTATTGATCAGTGCTCTTCCGCTAAGCAACATACCGCTGGTAGAGCAGCTGATGAATAATTACATCTTCCTGATCCTACTGGTGCTGGTAGATTCATATCTGCTGGTATCCAACATTCAGTTGATGGCTTTTAAGTTTGATGGATTTGGATGGCAAAAAAATAAATTCAAATACAGTTTCATGCTCATTTCCCTGATATTGGTGATTCTTCTGAACACCATTGCCATTCCTTTGGTGATTCTTTTGTACATCATTTTCTCTATTTTAAAAAAATCATGGCGAAGCAGCCCTGGTAAGTCATCCTGA